AGGATCCTGCAGCCATGCAACAGAGGGTGATGGGCTATGAGCAACAACAGAGCGCCGCAGCTTCTAAATCAGGTTGgttctggctggctgactggctggctggctggctgactggctggctggctcgggATGTTTTTCCATTATATGGAGCAGTACAGTAACCTAGCCTGCATACAGCCTAGAGATAATTCTGCATGTTAACGAACGTTTTGCAACATACCTATTACActccatttaaaatatatttagcatTTTCTCATGACGCAAGTCGTGCGTAGCCCAATATGCTCAAAGCCGATAGAAAGTATTTCACACGTCAACCCTTTATGCATTACCATTCAAATGAGGTAGAAAGAGATTTGcattttttgtttctcatgacaCAAACACAGCCACGAGTCATGCTGTACATTTATAATATGCATATGAGtggctttgtttgtttgttggtttgtgtttattttatgtgcttttatttaactaggttcccctggataaataaaggttaatattattattcaatttttttaaatcatagaaGAATGACCCCTACTACTGAATAAgagatttgttgtttgttttgtattattgTGCAACAAGGGAAGTGCGTGTCTCTCCTCAGTATTAATCAGCATGTCTAGCTACCTCAGCCTTCTCCATGTTTAACCCTTTCCTTCCTTCAGACAGGGGAAAACACCTGCGGACTATGAAGAGGAAAGCATCCCCAGaaccggagggagagagagagggaaccgcCTCCAAGCATAACGGGGAGGACAGACAGCAGTGGTTACCGGGTCCACCATCTGACCGTGACGGACATAAAATGCCCCCGGGACCGCCGCCGAGCTTCTCCTCCGTCCCCACCACCATATCCCCCCACTCTCGCACCACCCCACCGGAAGCTTCGCAGAACGGCCAGTCTCCCATGGCAGCGCTGATCCTGGCGGCAGACAACGCCGGCGGTGGTGCCGGGAACAGCTCGCCCAAAGACGGTAACCAGGTCCACTCCACCACGCGTCGCAACAGCAGTAGCCCGCTCTCACCCTCCTCCATGAACCAGAACCGGCGGCCCGCACAGGGGAGAGATGGTACTGGTGGCGCGGGGACAACTCACGTTTCAGGAGGAGGSATGGACCAAGGGCACGGACCTCAAAGCATTCCGGATTCGTCAGTACCCGGGAGCGTACCCCTCTGCTGCACGCTCTGTCACGAGAGGTTAGAGGACACGCACTTTGTTCAGTGTCCGTCGGTACCCTCACACAAGTTCTGCTTCCCGTGCTCGCGGGAGAGCATCAAACAGCAAGGGTCCACCGGGGAGGTGTACTGTCCCAGCGGGGAGAAGTGTCCGTTGGTCGGCTCTAACGTACCGTGGGCTTTCATGCAAGGAGAAATCGCTACCATCCTTGCAGGGGACGTCAAAGTAAAAAAAGAGAGGGATCCTTGATTTCCATTTTCAACATGGGGAAAGGATTGTTGAGGGGGGGGGAAAGTACAAATACAActatataaatatttaaaaaacaaataccatCCCCAAGAAAACGAATGGACTATGTACATAGTGGACCCAAGCCGAAGGGACTACTGTATACTTCAGTAAAACATGACTGTAtcgttttttgatttttttggaAAACATTGTGTTTGTATATTTTTGAAGATAAAGGTAAtcataatttaaataaaaaaaggacTCTCTTGGTTCCTCTTTGGTGATGTACTTCTAGGTTCACATCTCAagtggcaccctcttccctatgtagtgcactactttttaaaacTAGAACCCCTAAGGggctggtcaagagtagtgcactatgtaggggtaGAGGGTGGTTGTTTGGGACGTGACCTGTCTGATAGCAGTTTCCTTTTTCAAAAACGTAGAATGTGACCGATGATgactagcctctctctctctctctctctctctctctctctctctctctctctctctctctctctctctctctgaacaggaTGTCAGAGGGAGAGTTGTCTATTGAGAGGATCGGTGTAGTTGGAGCAGGATGTCAGAGGGAGAGTTGTTACTGAGAGGATCGGTGTAGTTGGAAGCAGGATGTCAGAGGGAGAGTTGTCTACTGAGAGGATCGGTGTAGATAGAACAGGCTGTCAGAGGGAGAGTTGTCTACTGAGAGGATCGGTGTAGTTAGAACAGGATGTCAGAGGGAGAGTTGTCTACTGAGAGGATCAGTGTAAGTTGGAGCAAGATGTCAGAGGGAGAGTTGTCAACTGAGAGGATCGGTGTAGATAGAACAGGCTGTCAGAGGGAGAAGTTGTCTTACTGAGAGGGTCGGTGTAGTTAGAACAGGATTCAGAGGGAGAGTTGTCTACTGAGAGGATCGGTGTAGTTGGAGCAGGATGTCAGAGGGAGAGTTGTCTACTGAGAGGATCGGTTGTGTTAGTTAGAGCAGGATGTCAGAGGGAGAGTTGTCTACTGAGAGGATCGGTGTGTTAGAGCTGGATGTCAGAGGGAGAGTTGTCTACTGAGAGGATCGGTGTAGTTAGAACAGGATGTCAGAGGGAGTAGTTGTCTACTGAGAGGATCGGTGTAGTTAGAACAGAGGATGTCAGAGGGAGAGTTGTCTACTGAGAGGATCGGTGTAGTTAGACAGGATGTCAGAGGGAGAGTTGTCTACTGAGAGGATCGGTGTAGTTTAGAACAGGATGTCAGAGGGAGAGTTGTCTACTGAGAGGATCGGTGTAGTTAGACAGGAGTTCAGAGGGAGAGTTGTCTACTGAGAGGATCGGTGTAGTTTAGAACAGGATGTCAGAGGGAGAGTTGTCTACTGAGAGGATCGGTGTAGTTAGAACAGGATGTCAGAGGGAGAGTTGTCTACTGAGAGGATCGGTGTAGTTAGAACAGGATGTCAGAGGGAGAGTTGTCTACTGAGAGGATCGGTGTAGTTAGAACAGGATTTCAGAGGGAGAGTTGTCTACTGAAGAGGATCGGTGTAGTTGGAGCAGGATG
The DNA window shown above is from Salvelinus sp. IW2-2015 unplaced genomic scaffold, ASM291031v2 Un_scaffold3661, whole genome shotgun sequence and carries:
- the LOC112076287 gene encoding interferon regulatory factor 2-binding protein 2-A; the protein is MSSATVAASRRQSCYLCDLPRMPWAMIWDFTESICRGCVNYEGADRIEFVIETARQLKRAHGLQEGRSPGPAKQQQQLSGKEIHSNHHGSGGDPGSRPSQPLDRYPLSTSDRPPRLGPEYQSGRQANGIPVPNGFPKPDDPPELNRQSPNPRRNNTVPPSLVPLVNGNMSSVHAVNGRPMGHPGSGLMAGSPNGHGGKRPTSFSSIEQHEKDKHRPDSLTPEIENHKQRTDEWMNKGKTVRDLMALHTFDNRFKKDPAAMQQRVMGYEQQQSAAASKSDRGKHLRTMKRKASPEPEGEREGTASKHNGEDRQQWLPGPPSDRDGHKMPPGPPPSFSSVPTTISPHSRTTPPEASQNGQSPMAALILAADNAGGGAGNSSPKDGNQVHSTTRRNSSSPLSPSSMNQNRRPAQGRDGTGGAGTTHVSGGGMDQGHGPQSIPDSSVPGSVPLCCTLCHERLEDTHFVQCPSVPSHKFCFPCSRESIKQQGSTGEVYCPSGEKCPLVGSNVPWAFMQGEIATILAGDVKVKKERDP